Proteins encoded in a region of the Neoarius graeffei isolate fNeoGra1 chromosome 3, fNeoGra1.pri, whole genome shotgun sequence genome:
- the usp46 gene encoding ubiquitin carboxyl-terminal hydrolase 46 isoform X1: protein MTVRNIASICNMGTNASALEKDIGPEQFPINEHYFGLVNFGNTCYCNSVLQALYFCRPFRESVLAYKAQQKKKENLLTCLADLFHSIATQKKKVGVIPPKKFISRLRKENDLFDNYMQQDAHEFLNYLLNTVADILQEEKKQEKQNGRLKNNGSAVTAESETENKTESTWVHDIFQGTLTNETRCLNCETVSSKDEDFLDLSVDVEQNTSITHCLRDFSNTETLCSEYKYYCETCCSKQEAQKRMRVKKLPMILALHLKRFKYMEQLQRYTKLSYRVVFPLELRLFNTSADAINLDRMYDLVAVVVHCGSGPNRGHYITIVKSHGFWLLFDDDIVEKIDAQAIEEFYGLTSDISKNSESGYILFYQSRE from the exons GGCACCAATGCCTCTGCTCTGGAGAAAGACATTGGTCCAGAGCAGTTCCCCATTAATGAACACTACTTTGGATTGGTCAAT ttCGGGAACACGTGCTACTGTAACTCGGTGTTGCAGGCGCTGTATTTCTGCAGGCCATTCAGGGAGAGCGTGCTGGCCTACAAGGCACaacagaagaagaaggagaacctGCTGACCTGCCTGGCTGACCTCTTCCACAGCATCGCCacccagaagaagaaggtggGAGTCATCCCTCCCAAGAAGTTCATCTCTCGTCTGAGAAAAGAAAATG ACCTGTTCGATAACTACATGCAGCAGGATGCTCATGAGTTCCTTAACTACCTGCTGAACACGGTGGCAGACATCCTGCAGGAGGAGAAGAAACAGGAGAAACAAAATGGCCGGCTGAAGAACAACGGAAGCGCCGTCACTGCCGAATCTGAGACAGAAAACAAGACCGAATCCACCTGGGTGCATGACATCTTCCAGGGTACGCTGACCAATGAGACGCGCTGCCTCAACTGCGAGACG GTAAGCAGTAAAGACGAGGACTTCCTAGATTTGTCTGTAGATGTCGAGCAGAACACTTCAATAACACATTGTCTCAG GGACTTCAGTAACACGGAGACGCTGTGCAGTGAGTATAAGTACTACTGTGAAACCTGCTGCAGCAAGCAAGAGGCCCAGAAACG CATGCGAGTGAAGAAGTTGCCCATGATCTTGGCCCTGCATCTGAAACGCTTTAAGTACATGGAGCAGTTGCAGCGCTACACAAAGCTGAGCTATCGCGTGGTCTTTCCACTCGAGCTACGCCTCTTCAACACATCCGCCGACGCCATCAACCTCGACCGCATGTATGACCTTGTGGCTGTGGTGGTACACTGTGGCAG TGGGCCAAACAGAGGACACTACATAACAATAGTGAAGAGTCATGGCTTCTGGCTGCTGTTTGATGATGACATTGTGGAG AAAATTGATGCACAGGCAATAGAGGAGTTCTATGGTTTGACCTCCGACATCTCTAAGAACTCTGAGTCAGGCTACATCCTTTTCTATCAGTCTCGGGAGTGA
- the usp46 gene encoding ubiquitin carboxyl-terminal hydrolase 46 isoform X2: MLTYQIEEGTNASALEKDIGPEQFPINEHYFGLVNFGNTCYCNSVLQALYFCRPFRESVLAYKAQQKKKENLLTCLADLFHSIATQKKKVGVIPPKKFISRLRKENDLFDNYMQQDAHEFLNYLLNTVADILQEEKKQEKQNGRLKNNGSAVTAESETENKTESTWVHDIFQGTLTNETRCLNCETVSSKDEDFLDLSVDVEQNTSITHCLRDFSNTETLCSEYKYYCETCCSKQEAQKRMRVKKLPMILALHLKRFKYMEQLQRYTKLSYRVVFPLELRLFNTSADAINLDRMYDLVAVVVHCGSGPNRGHYITIVKSHGFWLLFDDDIVEKIDAQAIEEFYGLTSDISKNSESGYILFYQSRE; encoded by the exons ATGCTTACGTATCAGATAGAGGAG GGCACCAATGCCTCTGCTCTGGAGAAAGACATTGGTCCAGAGCAGTTCCCCATTAATGAACACTACTTTGGATTGGTCAAT ttCGGGAACACGTGCTACTGTAACTCGGTGTTGCAGGCGCTGTATTTCTGCAGGCCATTCAGGGAGAGCGTGCTGGCCTACAAGGCACaacagaagaagaaggagaacctGCTGACCTGCCTGGCTGACCTCTTCCACAGCATCGCCacccagaagaagaaggtggGAGTCATCCCTCCCAAGAAGTTCATCTCTCGTCTGAGAAAAGAAAATG ACCTGTTCGATAACTACATGCAGCAGGATGCTCATGAGTTCCTTAACTACCTGCTGAACACGGTGGCAGACATCCTGCAGGAGGAGAAGAAACAGGAGAAACAAAATGGCCGGCTGAAGAACAACGGAAGCGCCGTCACTGCCGAATCTGAGACAGAAAACAAGACCGAATCCACCTGGGTGCATGACATCTTCCAGGGTACGCTGACCAATGAGACGCGCTGCCTCAACTGCGAGACG GTAAGCAGTAAAGACGAGGACTTCCTAGATTTGTCTGTAGATGTCGAGCAGAACACTTCAATAACACATTGTCTCAG GGACTTCAGTAACACGGAGACGCTGTGCAGTGAGTATAAGTACTACTGTGAAACCTGCTGCAGCAAGCAAGAGGCCCAGAAACG CATGCGAGTGAAGAAGTTGCCCATGATCTTGGCCCTGCATCTGAAACGCTTTAAGTACATGGAGCAGTTGCAGCGCTACACAAAGCTGAGCTATCGCGTGGTCTTTCCACTCGAGCTACGCCTCTTCAACACATCCGCCGACGCCATCAACCTCGACCGCATGTATGACCTTGTGGCTGTGGTGGTACACTGTGGCAG TGGGCCAAACAGAGGACACTACATAACAATAGTGAAGAGTCATGGCTTCTGGCTGCTGTTTGATGATGACATTGTGGAG AAAATTGATGCACAGGCAATAGAGGAGTTCTATGGTTTGACCTCCGACATCTCTAAGAACTCTGAGTCAGGCTACATCCTTTTCTATCAGTCTCGGGAGTGA